The following proteins come from a genomic window of Sphaerisporangium rubeum:
- a CDS encoding (2Fe-2S)-binding protein, which translates to MSVVVPGRTAEEERLAPVTAALSAVRNLSGLAPGLVVRDETGWVPATWLTDGSLTGELLDAARVRWQASPHAAAALAFKSYAYWLALPSVIGWVRALQVPLTHPADVLVRAEGPGRFDVIGLRPSVTVAVPPYGAPAPLPGGVRVVRDEAALLEALRSSLLDAHLVPMIEAIQDRVRISRRALLGSIASGVANGILRAAETLPGALVERHVRTALEVLDIADLIELVRGPYGEPGVRRRTCCLQFTVPHGTACASCCIRHQEALCD; encoded by the coding sequence GTGAGCGTGGTCGTCCCCGGCCGTACGGCCGAGGAGGAACGGCTGGCGCCGGTCACCGCCGCGCTGAGCGCCGTGCGCAACCTGTCGGGCCTGGCCCCCGGCCTCGTGGTACGCGACGAGACCGGCTGGGTGCCGGCGACCTGGCTCACCGACGGTTCCCTGACCGGCGAACTGCTCGACGCGGCACGCGTCCGATGGCAGGCGTCCCCCCACGCCGCCGCGGCGCTCGCGTTCAAGTCCTACGCCTACTGGCTGGCCCTGCCGAGCGTCATCGGCTGGGTCCGCGCGCTCCAGGTGCCGCTGACGCACCCCGCCGACGTGCTGGTCCGCGCCGAGGGACCCGGCCGGTTCGACGTCATCGGCCTGCGGCCGTCGGTCACCGTCGCGGTGCCGCCGTACGGCGCGCCGGCGCCGCTCCCCGGCGGCGTGCGCGTGGTCCGCGACGAGGCCGCGCTGCTCGAAGCCCTGCGCTCGTCGCTGCTCGACGCGCATCTGGTCCCGATGATCGAGGCGATCCAGGACCGGGTGCGCATCAGCAGGCGCGCGCTGCTCGGCTCCATCGCCTCCGGCGTCGCCAACGGCATCCTGCGCGCCGCCGAGACGCTTCCCGGCGCGCTGGTGGAGCGGCACGTGCGCACCGCGCTGGAGGTGCTGGACATCGCGGACCTGATCGAGCTGGTCCGGGGGCCGTACGGTGAGCCCGGGGTGCGGCGCAGGACCTGCTGCCTCCAGTTCACCGTGCCGCACGGCACGGCGTGCGCCAGTTGCTGCATCAGGCACCAGGAGGCCCTGTGCGACTGA
- a CDS encoding aminotransferase: MRLNPRILRTTDSPIGTAYTFLDRRAKERDLLDLAQAAPQYPAAPEVVEHVVTTARHPHGGDYTEIEGLPHLREAFAAEVSAAYRGRVRASEVVVTAGCNQAFCLVTSALAAPGDEVVVTLPYYFNHDMWLRMTGIVPVYLEPGPDLLPAPSAVESLITPRTRAVVVVTPGNPTGVTVPPDRIAALAETAARHDVALILDETYRSFRDTAEPAHTLFADPRWPGTVVSLHSFSKEFAIPGYRVGAVVASPELCREVTKLLDCVAISAPRVGQEAAYAGLTAAGEWRRTRAREIADRRRWFSAVMAERPGGFELLSAGGFFGWVRHPFTGRSTEDVVAELAVEYDTLVIPGTAFLPDDRGTLRVSLSNAGRDAFADFAGRLTDLAARHGHGDR; this comes from the coding sequence GTGCGACTGAACCCGAGGATCCTCCGGACGACCGACTCGCCGATCGGCACCGCGTACACCTTCCTCGACCGCCGCGCCAAGGAACGCGACCTGCTCGACCTGGCCCAGGCGGCACCCCAGTACCCCGCCGCGCCTGAAGTGGTCGAGCATGTCGTGACGACCGCTCGTCACCCCCACGGCGGCGACTACACCGAGATCGAGGGCCTGCCGCACCTGCGCGAGGCGTTCGCCGCCGAGGTCTCCGCCGCGTACCGGGGACGGGTGCGCGCGTCGGAGGTCGTCGTCACCGCCGGCTGCAACCAGGCGTTCTGCCTCGTGACGTCGGCGCTCGCCGCGCCGGGGGACGAGGTGGTGGTGACGCTGCCCTACTACTTCAACCACGACATGTGGCTGCGGATGACGGGGATCGTGCCGGTGTACCTGGAGCCGGGACCGGACCTGCTCCCCGCTCCTTCGGCGGTGGAGTCCCTGATCACGCCGCGGACCCGGGCCGTCGTCGTGGTCACCCCCGGCAACCCGACCGGGGTGACCGTGCCGCCTGACCGGATCGCCGCGCTGGCCGAGACGGCGGCGAGGCACGACGTGGCGCTGATCCTGGACGAGACCTACCGGTCGTTCCGCGACACCGCCGAACCGGCGCACACGCTGTTCGCCGACCCCCGCTGGCCCGGCACCGTCGTCAGCCTGCACAGCTTCTCCAAGGAGTTCGCCATCCCCGGTTACCGGGTCGGCGCCGTGGTCGCGTCCCCCGAGCTGTGCCGCGAGGTGACGAAGCTGCTCGACTGCGTCGCGATCTCGGCGCCGCGCGTCGGCCAGGAGGCCGCCTACGCGGGACTCACCGCGGCGGGGGAGTGGCGGCGGACGCGAGCACGTGAGATCGCCGACCGGCGCCGCTGGTTCTCCGCGGTGATGGCCGAGCGGCCCGGCGGCTTCGAGCTGCTGTCGGCCGGCGGCTTCTTCGGCTGGGTGCGGCACCCGTTCACCGGACGCTCCACCGAGGACGTCGTGGCGGAGCTCGCCGTCGAGTACGACACGCTGGTCATCCCCGGCACCGCGTTCCTCCCCGACGACCGCGGCACCTTACGGGTCAGCCTCAGCAACGCCGGCCGGGACGCGTTCGCCGACTTCGCCGGCCGCCTCACCGACCTCGCCGCGCGCCACGGCCACGGGGACCGCTAG
- a CDS encoding DUF664 domain-containing protein, translated as MADSDVSPVAPPWEPPLAGTEAEHLAGALERLRATFRWKADGLGSAGLSVRVGASTLTLGGLLKHLARVEDQCFGTKLSGTPLGAPWDTADWDADPDWDFTSAADDPPERLYALWDDAVARARTRFAAALRDGGLDQPVHVAWPDGSRASLRRIVCDLIEEYGRHTGQADLLREAVDGRVGEDPPASWRPSGAAVSWSAGSVTIP; from the coding sequence GTGGCCGACAGCGATGTGTCCCCGGTGGCCCCTCCATGGGAGCCGCCGCTCGCCGGCACCGAGGCCGAGCACCTCGCCGGAGCGCTTGAGCGCCTGCGCGCCACCTTCCGGTGGAAGGCCGACGGCCTCGGCTCCGCCGGCCTGAGCGTGCGCGTCGGCGCGTCCACGCTGACCCTCGGCGGCCTGCTCAAGCATCTCGCGCGGGTCGAGGACCAGTGTTTCGGCACCAAGCTCAGCGGCACACCGCTCGGCGCTCCGTGGGACACGGCCGACTGGGACGCCGACCCCGACTGGGACTTCACCTCGGCCGCCGACGACCCCCCCGAGCGGCTGTACGCGCTCTGGGACGACGCCGTGGCGCGCGCGAGGACCAGGTTCGCGGCCGCGCTGCGTGACGGCGGGCTCGACCAGCCCGTCCATGTGGCCTGGCCGGACGGCAGCCGCGCGAGCCTGCGGCGCATCGTGTGCGACCTGATCGAGGAGTACGGCCGGCACACCGGCCAGGCCGACCTGCTGCGCGAGGCCGTGGACGGCCGCGTCGGCGAGGACCCGCCTGCCTCCTGGCGACCCTCCGGAGCAGCCGTCTCCTGGTCCGCCGGCTCCGTGACGATCCCGTAG
- a CDS encoding amino acid adenylation domain-containing protein, protein MLPGSCLHTIFQDRARRAPDRVALSTPAGTVTYGELDTLSDRLAGRLTRLGVGPDVIVGLCARRSPEAIIGMLGILKAGGAYLPIDPAYPADRIEYLLADSGAPIVVAARDTAKVIDGRHPSVVWVDGDDTGAAEEPAVRREPAGGDLAYVIYTSGSTGRPKGVLVEHRNVVRLFERTHDWFHFDHTDTWALFHSLSFDFSVWEIWGALLYGGRLVLLPEMTSRSPALLTSLLRSERVTVLNQTPSAFHQLQTVMFDGGGDGTADLALRLVVFGGERLEPRSLAPWIERHGDRRPELVNMYGITETTVHCTYRRITAADLRETGVSPIGVPIPDLRVHLLDEDGTPVPDGEPGEMHIAGGGVARGYLNRPELTAERFVSVVTGDGGERRYRSGDRAVRLPNGDLAYLGRVDDQVKVRGFRIEPGEVEMCLAGAPEVARAVVAPRDFGGGDLRLVAYLLPAAGAGDGVVAAAERQALTRLPRHLRPSVYKVVTEIPMTLQGKVDRDALGK, encoded by the coding sequence GTGCTCCCCGGCAGCTGCCTGCACACGATCTTCCAGGACCGAGCCCGCCGGGCTCCGGACCGTGTCGCGCTCTCCACACCGGCCGGGACCGTCACCTACGGAGAACTCGACACCCTGAGCGACCGCCTCGCGGGCCGCCTGACCCGCCTCGGCGTCGGACCGGACGTCATCGTGGGGCTGTGCGCGCGCCGGAGCCCCGAGGCGATCATCGGCATGCTCGGCATCCTGAAGGCCGGCGGCGCCTACCTGCCGATCGACCCGGCGTACCCCGCGGACCGCATCGAGTACCTGCTGGCCGACAGCGGCGCGCCGATCGTGGTGGCGGCCAGGGACACGGCGAAGGTGATCGACGGCCGGCACCCGTCGGTCGTCTGGGTCGACGGGGACGACACCGGGGCCGCCGAGGAACCCGCCGTGCGGCGCGAGCCGGCCGGCGGCGACCTGGCGTACGTCATCTACACCTCCGGTTCCACCGGCAGGCCCAAGGGGGTCCTGGTCGAGCACCGCAACGTGGTGCGGCTGTTCGAGCGGACCCACGACTGGTTCCACTTCGACCACACCGACACCTGGGCCTTGTTCCATTCGCTGAGCTTCGACTTCTCGGTGTGGGAGATCTGGGGTGCGCTGCTGTACGGCGGACGCCTGGTGCTGCTCCCGGAGATGACGTCCCGTTCACCGGCGCTGCTGACGTCGCTGCTGCGCTCCGAGCGGGTCACCGTGCTGAACCAGACCCCGTCGGCGTTCCACCAGCTGCAGACCGTGATGTTCGACGGCGGCGGCGACGGCACCGCGGACCTGGCGCTGCGGCTGGTGGTGTTCGGCGGCGAACGGCTGGAGCCCCGGTCGCTCGCGCCGTGGATCGAACGGCACGGCGACCGGCGTCCCGAGCTCGTCAACATGTACGGCATCACCGAGACCACGGTGCACTGCACCTACCGGCGGATCACCGCGGCCGACCTGCGCGAGACCGGCGTGAGCCCCATCGGCGTCCCCATCCCCGACCTGCGGGTCCACCTGCTGGACGAGGACGGGACGCCGGTCCCCGACGGCGAGCCGGGGGAGATGCACATCGCCGGCGGCGGGGTCGCCAGGGGCTACCTGAACCGGCCGGAGCTCACCGCCGAGCGGTTCGTGTCCGTCGTCACCGGCGACGGCGGGGAACGGCGCTACCGGTCGGGTGACCGCGCGGTGCGGCTGCCGAACGGCGACCTGGCCTACCTCGGCCGGGTGGACGACCAGGTGAAGGTACGCGGGTTCCGCATCGAGCCGGGCGAGGTCGAGATGTGCCTGGCCGGTGCACCCGAGGTCGCACGGGCCGTCGTGGCGCCGAGGGACTTCGGCGGCGGCGACCTGCGCCTGGTCGCGTACCTCCTGCCGGCGGCCGGCGCCGGCGACGGGGTCGTCGCCGCGGCGGAACGGCAGGCGCTGACCCGGCTGCCACGACATCTCCGGCCCTCCGTCTACAAGGTCGTCACGGAGATCCCGATGACGCTGCAAGGAAAGGTGGATCGCGATGCGCTGGGAAAGTGA
- a CDS encoding acyl carrier protein encodes MSAPPSAGVPVDVRETITDIVRTHLDREVDPSLDVFDQGVTSLSFLRIVTQINEKYGITLDVAELEEASVDTLSGAVADQLRSENP; translated from the coding sequence ATGAGCGCGCCGCCGAGCGCCGGCGTTCCGGTGGACGTCCGGGAAACGATCACGGACATCGTGCGTACGCATCTGGACCGTGAGGTCGATCCGTCGCTCGACGTGTTCGACCAGGGCGTCACATCCCTGTCCTTCCTCCGGATCGTCACGCAGATCAACGAGAAGTACGGCATCACCCTGGATGTCGCGGAACTGGAAGAGGCGAGCGTCGACACGCTGTCGGGGGCCGTCGCGGACCAGCTGAGGAGCGAGAACCCGTGA
- a CDS encoding chlorinating enzyme codes for MTETVRQTFTPTPEEVARFHEQGYLGPFKVYEEDEMRRLWRRERLRLMNRDNAVYDEGDAQAGNTNIANYDRHLDSEFLADHICHPRIVDRVTAVLGPDVLCWRSEFFPKYPGDEGTDWHQADTFAFASGKPQIVWPADQKEFGGTITVWTAFTPATEETGCLQFIPGTHRTMFYDETRGMHYQPDKINASAKGGVNRGFYGYDYRELQKDPDWRPPEERAVSMVMRPGEAVLFWSTMMHASKPHSAMDQEMRLGFAGRYVPTCVEVYPDTEDVDEYGGRISLKDYGTVLVAGTDSYTHNRKVTATTRGHVFPVR; via the coding sequence GTGACCGAGACAGTGCGGCAGACCTTCACCCCCACCCCCGAAGAGGTGGCCAGGTTCCACGAGCAGGGCTACCTCGGCCCGTTCAAGGTGTACGAGGAAGACGAGATGCGGCGCCTGTGGCGGCGTGAGCGGCTGCGGCTGATGAACCGCGACAACGCCGTCTACGACGAGGGTGACGCGCAGGCCGGCAACACCAACATCGCCAACTACGACCGGCACCTGGACTCGGAGTTCCTCGCCGACCACATCTGCCACCCGCGGATCGTCGACCGGGTCACCGCCGTGCTCGGCCCGGACGTCCTGTGCTGGCGCAGCGAGTTCTTCCCCAAGTACCCCGGCGACGAGGGGACGGACTGGCACCAGGCCGACACCTTCGCCTTCGCGTCCGGCAAGCCGCAGATCGTGTGGCCCGCGGACCAGAAGGAGTTCGGCGGCACCATCACGGTCTGGACGGCGTTCACGCCGGCCACCGAGGAGACCGGGTGCCTGCAGTTCATCCCGGGGACGCACCGCACGATGTTCTACGACGAGACCCGCGGCATGCACTACCAGCCCGACAAGATCAACGCCTCGGCCAAGGGCGGCGTCAACCGCGGGTTCTACGGCTACGACTACCGGGAACTGCAGAAGGACCCGGACTGGCGTCCGCCGGAGGAGCGCGCCGTCTCCATGGTCATGCGTCCCGGTGAGGCCGTGCTGTTCTGGTCGACGATGATGCACGCGTCCAAGCCGCACAGCGCGATGGACCAGGAGATGCGTCTCGGCTTCGCCGGCCGGTACGTGCCGACGTGCGTGGAGGTCTACCCCGACACCGAGGACGTGGACGAGTACGGCGGCCGGATCAGCCTCAAGGACTACGGCACGGTCCTGGTGGCCGGCACCGACTCCTACACCCACAACCGGAAGGTGACGGCCACCACGCGTGGCCACGTGTTCCCCGTCCGGTGA
- a CDS encoding alpha/beta fold hydrolase, producing the protein MLEPHENDAVTRLVAAVLSVKPLVAALAVPVGVVPVAAGTVASGTGDPPGTWSAQRWDGLEELLGRIARAAGVPGLALVRSASADDLQVFERVISERLALADVPDTVAARPARADRLVAAAVAGGFDASFGKDTVVAHDGVPLNVYGAGQGDEAVVLVPACGMPAALTETWMRFLARDHRVVTWESRGLFGPVPLIGDCAVDAATQAADLFAVMDHYRVPDAHVVGLCGGAVIALAAAAERPERITSLSLWHGAYHFGGGSPRTRFQDDLIELMTIAAESRAAARSLQTTFRQVALRTTPAETAHLVLYPYATPELFYRYCRLNGVIATTDVEPYLPRVAQPTLVVTSADDQTAHPQGSEQVARGLPYGRLRVEPHGDHSSLFHAGTALMRVATDFIAESRGAAPLSIDCPRFV; encoded by the coding sequence ATGCTGGAGCCGCACGAGAACGACGCCGTCACCCGCCTGGTGGCGGCCGTACTCTCGGTGAAACCCCTCGTGGCGGCCCTGGCCGTCCCGGTCGGCGTCGTCCCGGTGGCGGCCGGCACTGTCGCGTCAGGCACGGGTGACCCACCCGGCACCTGGTCCGCGCAGCGGTGGGACGGCCTGGAAGAGCTGCTCGGCCGGATCGCGCGCGCGGCCGGTGTGCCCGGGCTGGCGCTGGTCAGGAGCGCGTCCGCCGACGACCTCCAGGTCTTCGAGCGGGTCATCAGCGAGCGGCTGGCCCTCGCGGACGTGCCGGACACCGTCGCGGCGCGGCCGGCGCGGGCCGACCGGCTGGTCGCCGCGGCGGTGGCCGGCGGTTTCGACGCGTCCTTCGGCAAGGACACCGTCGTCGCGCACGACGGGGTTCCGCTGAACGTGTACGGCGCGGGACAGGGGGACGAGGCGGTGGTCCTCGTCCCGGCCTGCGGCATGCCGGCCGCGCTCACCGAGACGTGGATGCGGTTCCTCGCGCGGGACCACCGCGTCGTGACCTGGGAGAGCCGGGGTCTCTTCGGCCCCGTCCCCCTGATCGGCGACTGCGCCGTGGACGCCGCCACGCAGGCCGCCGACCTGTTCGCCGTCATGGACCACTACCGCGTGCCGGACGCGCATGTCGTCGGCCTGTGCGGCGGCGCGGTCATCGCGCTGGCCGCCGCCGCGGAGCGGCCCGAGCGGATCACCTCGCTCAGCCTGTGGCACGGCGCCTACCACTTCGGCGGCGGCTCCCCGAGGACCAGGTTCCAGGACGACCTGATCGAGCTGATGACCATCGCCGCCGAGAGCCGGGCCGCGGCGCGGTCGCTGCAGACGACGTTCCGCCAGGTCGCGCTGCGCACCACGCCTGCCGAGACGGCGCATCTGGTGCTGTACCCGTACGCCACGCCGGAGCTGTTCTACCGGTACTGCCGGCTCAACGGCGTCATCGCCACCACCGACGTGGAGCCGTATCTCCCGCGGGTCGCGCAACCCACGCTCGTGGTCACCAGCGCGGACGACCAGACGGCCCATCCGCAGGGGTCGGAGCAGGTGGCACGGGGCCTGCCGTACGGCCGGCTGCGGGTGGAGCCCCATGGCGACCACTCGTCCCTGTTCCACGCCGGCACCGCCTTGATGCGGGTGGCCACGGACTTCATCGCGGAGTCCCGGGGTGCGGCCCCCCTCTCGATCGACTGTCCTCGATTCGTGTGA
- a CDS encoding thioesterase II family protein: MNAHPQDIDRRWLKRFGRADDTARIRLLCFHHAGGSASMYRSWRQMLPRSVELVAVQLPGRADRFTEPAHDRMTGLVGDLVDVLKPLFDRPFAFYGISMGARVAWALTHALRDLAMPMPTRLYIACDPAPCTDDGTWPWQNRPDGLVGYLREMGGTPPEVLDQPDLLRAVLPMFEADLSVLSTHDFHPLTPLDVPIRAFAGVDDPVGTPDKVVSWRTETTAGFRIHHLAGGHFLNPAAERQVVETIVQDLI, encoded by the coding sequence ATGAACGCACATCCGCAGGACATCGACCGCCGCTGGCTGAAGCGTTTCGGCCGCGCCGACGACACCGCCCGTATACGACTGCTGTGTTTCCACCACGCCGGCGGCAGCGCGTCCATGTACCGCTCATGGCGCCAGATGCTGCCGCGCTCGGTGGAACTGGTCGCCGTCCAGCTACCGGGCCGGGCCGACCGCTTCACCGAACCGGCCCACGACCGCATGACCGGCCTCGTCGGCGACCTCGTCGACGTGCTCAAACCACTGTTCGACCGGCCGTTCGCCTTCTACGGCATCAGCATGGGGGCCAGGGTCGCGTGGGCTCTCACGCACGCGCTGCGCGACCTCGCGATGCCGATGCCGACCCGGCTGTACATCGCCTGCGACCCCGCGCCGTGCACCGACGACGGCACCTGGCCGTGGCAGAACCGGCCGGACGGGCTGGTCGGCTATCTGCGCGAGATGGGTGGCACGCCGCCTGAGGTGCTGGACCAGCCGGACCTGCTCCGGGCCGTGCTGCCGATGTTCGAGGCCGACCTGTCGGTGCTCAGCACACACGACTTCCACCCGCTCACCCCGCTGGACGTGCCGATCCGTGCCTTCGCCGGTGTGGACGACCCCGTCGGCACCCCCGACAAGGTGGTCTCCTGGCGTACCGAGACCACCGCCGGCTTCCGGATCCACCACCTCGCCGGCGGGCACTTCCTCAATCCCGCCGCCGAGCGCCAGGTCGTCGAGACCATCGTCCAGGACCTCATCTGA